Proteins found in one Arachis stenosperma cultivar V10309 chromosome 8, arast.V10309.gnm1.PFL2, whole genome shotgun sequence genomic segment:
- the LOC130943716 gene encoding argininosuccinate lyase, chloroplastic: MHSSKALFSPSSSSTFLFSFSSTPQPLSRAFFNAPKPQQLRMEPLRAASQSNKEAKLWGGRFEESVTEAVESFTESISFDKLLSKYDIMGSKAHAQMLAQQSLISGKERDEIVKGLEDIERRIASGEFQWRTDREDVHMNIEAALIEMIGEPAKKLHTARSRNDQVLTDFRLWCRDAIDGIMGSMKRLQVSLITLALKNEGLIVPGYTHLQRAQPVLLQHLLLAYVEQIDRDIGRLVDCRARMNFCPLGACALAGTGLPIDRFMTSETLGFTAPLRNSIDAVSDRDFVMEFLSANAITAVHLSRLGEEWVLWASEEFGFITPSDSVSTGSSIMPQKKNPDPMELVRGKSARVIGDLVTLLTLCKGLPHAYNRDLQEDKEPVFDSVKTILGMLEVSAEFALNITFNRDRIQKALPAGHLDATTLADYLVNKGVPFRTSHDIVGRAVALCTSKNCQLLDLSLDELRSINPVFDEHVYEYLGVENAINKFSSYGSTGSACVASQLDYWTKKLEIK, translated from the exons ATGCATTCCTCAAAAGCATTGTTCTCTCCATCCTCCTCCTCCACCTTCcttttctccttctcctccacgCCCCAACCACTGTCACGCGCCTTCTTTAACGCGCCGAAACCACAGCAGCTCAGAATGGAGCCTCTCCGCGCGGCGTCTCAGAGTAACAAAGAGGCCAAGCTGTGGGGTGGACGCTTCGAAGAGAGCGTCACGGAGGCCGTTGAGAGCTTCACTGAGTCGATCTCCTTCGACAAGCTTCTGTCTAAGTACGACATTATGGGAAGCAAAGCTCACGCTCAAATGCTCGCTCAACAG AGTTTGATTAGCGGGAAAGAAAGGGATGAGATTGTCAAAGGTCTTGAAGACATTGAGAGGCGCATTGCTAGTGGGGAGTTTCAGTGGAGGACGGACAGAGAGGACGTGCACATGAACATTGAGGCCGCGTTGATCGAGATGATTGGCGAGCCTGCGAAGAAGCTACACACTGCTCGGAGCAGGAACGATCAGGTCTTGACTGACTTCAGGCTGTGGTGTCGCGATGCCATTGATGGGATCATGGGGAGCATGAAGCGGCTTCAGGTGTCTCTGATTACCTTGGCTTTGAAGAATGAGGGCCTCATTGTCCCTGGTTACACACACTTGCAGCGTGCGCAGCCTGTTTTGCTGCAGCATCTTCTGCTGGCATATGTTGAACAG ATTGACCGCGATATTGGTCGTCTTGTGGATTGTAGAGCTAGGATGAATTTCTGCCCCTTAGGTGCCTGTGCATTAGCTGGCACGGGGCTCCCGATTGATCGCTTCATGACTTCAGAGACCTTAGGATTTACTGCTCCCCTGAGGAATAG TATTGATGCAGTTTCTGACCGAGATTTTGTGATGGAGTTCCTTTCTGCTAATGCCATCACAGCGGTGCACCTTTCTCGGCTTGGTGAAGAATGGGTGTTGTGGGCTTCTGAGGAGTTTGGATTTATCACTCCAAGTGACTCTGTCTCTACAGGGAGTAGTATAATGCCTCAGAAAAAGAATCCGGACCCAATGGAGCTAGTCCGTGGAAAGTCTGCTAGGGTCATAGGAGATTTGGTTACTTTGCTTACATTATGCAAAGGGCTCCCTCATGCATACAATCGTGATTTGCAG GAAGACAAAGAACCAGTATTTGACAGTGTTAAAACTATTTTGGGGATGCTTGAGGTGTCAGCGGAGTTTGCACTGAACATCACCTTCAATCGGGACAGAATACAAAAGGCTTTACCTGCTGGTCATCTTGATGCAACAACACTTGCCGATTACCTTGTTAACAAG GGAGTGCCATTTAGGACCTCTCATGATATTGTTGGAAGAGCCGTTGCCTTGTGTACATCGAAGAACTGCCAACTGTTGGACCTGAGTCTAGATGAGCTGAGAAGTATCAATCCAGTCTTTGATGAGCACGTTTATGAATATCTTGGAGTGGAAAATGCAATCAACAAGTTCAGCTCCTATGGTTCCACTGGGTCAGCTTGCGTTGCCAGCCAACTTGATTACTGGACCAAAAAGCTTGAAATCAAATGA